A window from Triticum aestivum cultivar Chinese Spring chromosome 6D, IWGSC CS RefSeq v2.1, whole genome shotgun sequence encodes these proteins:
- the LOC123140991 gene encoding F-box protein At5g03100 yields the protein MPPRGNPRKSAPPVTITDQISALPDQMLHHVLSFLPVQAAVRTCVLARRWRHLWKSTTGLRIVGLDEDKYVKVQDIRKFMNHLLVLHERTHLGTVEIKFDHYDDDGDVRYVNLWTRFAMMCKVRALTLHILDDGYLALDDLPLVSRHLGTLDLQSVALRKSLLDFASCPALKDLKMNDCEINADRISSRSLKHLSITFCRSDSDCRVRISAPGLVSLKLEDFIGMTPSLEDMGLLEAACVNLGNGCKDVCLNYDSGVFCGANDDTCKNCVPISDDCSSNCVLLGGISSAKHLKLMSEIGKFVFTRDLEHCPAFSKLKTLVLNEYWCEAPDLDPLACILKNSPVLEKLTLQLFSEGPNHEVEMEGSYCCMERPSAISEHLNIVEVKCNVVDKRILKILRFLCAFNIRFNF from the exons ATGCCTCCTAGAGGGAATCCGCGAAAGAGTGCGCCGCCGGTGACCATCACCGACCAAATCAGCGCCCTCCCCGACCAGATGCTCCACCATGTGCTCTCCTTCCTCCCAGTGCAGGCGGCCGTGCGGACGTGCGTGCTCGCCCGGCGCTGGCGACACCTTTGGAAGTCCACTACGGGCCTGCGCATCGTCGGCCTAGATGAGGACAAGTATGTCAAAGTTCAAGACATCCGGAAGTTCATGAACCATCTTCTGGTCCTGCATGAGCGCACCCACCTAGGCACTGTTGAGATCAAATTCGATCattatgatgatgatggtgacgtgCGCTATGTGAACCTATGGACCCGTTTTGCTATGATGTGCAAAGTTCGGGCGCTCACGCTTCATATCCTTGACGATGGTTACCTCGCCCTAGACGACCTGCCTCTTGTCTCTCGGCATCTGGGAACATTGGACCTTCAAAGTGTAGCCCTACGAAAGTCCTTGCTTGATTTTGCTAGCTGTCCAGCATTGAAGGATCTGAAGATGAATGATTGTGAAATCAATGCTGATAGGATATCATCCCGTTCCCTAAAGCATTTGAGCATCACTTTTTGCCGCTCTGACTCAGATTGCCGGGTCCGTATTTCTGCTCCCGGCCTCGTGTCTCTAAAACTAGAAGACTTTATTGGTATGACCCCTTCTCTTGAAGACATGGGTTTGCTAGAAGCTGCCTGTGTGAATCTTGGCAATGGATGCAAAGATGTCTGTTTGAATTATGACTCTGGTGTTTTCTGTGGAGCTAATGATGATACATGTAAGAATTGTGTTCCTATTAGTGATGACTGCAGCAGCAATTGTGTGCTTCTGGGTGGTATCTCAAGTGCTAAACACCTCAAGTTGATGTCTGAAATAGGAAAG TTCGTTTTCACAAGAGATCTGGAACACTGCCCTGCATTTAGTAAGTTAAAGACATTAGTACTCAATGAGTATTGGTGTGAGGCTCCTGACTTGGATCCACTGGCATGCATTCTGAAAAATTCGCCAGTTCTAGAGAAGCTCACTCTTCAACTATTTTCTGAG GGACCAAATCATGAAGTGGAAATGGAAGGAAGCTACTGTTGCATGGAGAGACCGTCTGCAATATCAGAGCACCTTAACATAGTTGAAGTCAAGTGTAATGTGGTGGACAAGAGGATTCTCAAAATTTTGAGGTTCCTGTGTGCATTTAACATAC GATTCAATTTCTAG